A part of Gambusia affinis linkage group LG21, SWU_Gaff_1.0, whole genome shotgun sequence genomic DNA contains:
- the LOC122824478 gene encoding C-C motif chemokine 16-like, giving the protein MFLAIVAVWIVFSASAGSSFAAKCFVCPPCCIEGSEKADLENFECFEQKAGNACHKHFFLIISANGLPLCIKPNSQWLQQKIKNENLKCLPTDAMQHKNHKSEKFLKKQNY; this is encoded by the exons ATGTTTCTGGCCATCGTGGCGGTTTGGATCGTCTTCTCTGCATCTGCAG GGTCGTCGTTTGCAGCGAAATGTTTCGTTTGTCCTCCCTGCTGCATTGAGGGGTCGGAGAAGGCCGACCTGGAAAACTTCGAGTGTTTCGAACAAAAAGCAGGAAATGCCTGCCACAAACACTTCTTTTT GATCATCTCTGCTAACGGTTTGCCGCTGTGCATCAAGCCAAACTCCCAGTGGCTCCAGCAGAAGATAAAAAAC GAAAACTTGAAGTGTCTTCCTACTGACGCCATGCAGCACAAAAATCACAAGAGTGAGAAGtttctgaagaaacaaaactacTGA